One window of the Rufibacter radiotolerans genome contains the following:
- the rplU gene encoding 50S ribosomal protein L21: MYAIVEIAGVQTKVESGKFFYTNKLSGNEGDAVEFANVLFTDDNGTLSVGAPFLDNIKVTGTIQGHAKGDKVIIFKKKRRKGYKKKNGHRQQYTKVLINTIG; encoded by the coding sequence ATGTACGCAATTGTTGAAATCGCTGGGGTCCAGACGAAAGTAGAGAGCGGTAAGTTCTTCTACACTAACAAGCTTTCCGGCAATGAGGGTGACGCCGTAGAGTTCGCCAATGTTCTTTTCACTGATGATAACGGTACTTTATCTGTGGGTGCTCCTTTCCTTGACAACATCAAGGTGACAGGAACCATCCAGGGACACGCCAAAGGCGATAAAGTGATTATCTTCAAGAAGAAAAGAAGAAAAGGCTACAAGAAGAAAAATGGTCACCGCCAGCAATACACCAAAGTGTTGATCAACACCATTGGTTAA
- a CDS encoding ribonucleoside-diphosphate reductase small subunit: MEPILQENPNRFVLFPIQNDAVWQMYKQAEASFWTAEEIDLTQDNKDWEKLNDGERHFISHVLAFFAASDGIVNENLAINFMQEVQMPEARCFYGFQIMMENIHSETYSLLIDNYIKDPKEKDRLFNALETVPCVKKKGEWALKWINSENFTERLIAFAAVEGIFFSGSFCSIFWMKKRGLMPGLTFSNELISRDEGLHCDFACLLYSMLQNKLPEERVHSIIRDAVAIEQEFVTDALPVDLIGMNAKLMNQYIEFVADRLLLSLGCSKIYNSTNPFDFMELISLQGKTNFFEKRVAEYQKSGVMSDRDSNVFSLDEDF, encoded by the coding sequence ATGGAGCCAATATTACAAGAGAACCCGAATCGCTTTGTTCTTTTCCCCATTCAAAACGATGCCGTGTGGCAAATGTATAAACAAGCGGAAGCTAGCTTCTGGACCGCTGAGGAAATTGACCTTACCCAAGACAATAAAGACTGGGAAAAACTGAACGACGGCGAGCGCCATTTCATCAGCCACGTGCTGGCTTTCTTTGCCGCCTCAGACGGAATTGTAAACGAGAACCTGGCCATCAACTTCATGCAGGAGGTGCAGATGCCAGAGGCGCGCTGCTTCTACGGGTTCCAGATCATGATGGAGAACATCCACTCAGAAACCTATTCGCTGCTGATTGACAATTATATCAAAGATCCCAAAGAGAAAGACCGTCTGTTCAACGCGCTGGAGACTGTGCCCTGTGTGAAGAAAAAAGGCGAGTGGGCTTTGAAATGGATCAACTCTGAGAACTTCACAGAGCGTTTAATTGCCTTCGCCGCTGTAGAAGGAATCTTCTTCTCAGGCTCTTTCTGCTCTATCTTCTGGATGAAGAAACGCGGGCTTATGCCGGGTCTTACCTTCTCCAATGAATTGATTTCCAGAGATGAAGGACTGCACTGTGATTTTGCCTGTCTGCTGTACTCCATGCTGCAGAACAAGTTGCCGGAGGAGCGCGTACACAGCATCATTCGTGACGCGGTGGCCATTGAGCAGGAGTTTGTGACCGATGCCCTCCCCGTAGACCTGATTGGGATGAACGCAAAACTGATGAACCAGTACATAGAGTTTGTGGCCGACCGCCTGCTGTTGTCTCTGGGCTGCAGCAAGATCTACAATTCCACCAATCCATTTGACTTCATGGAGCTGATCTCCCTGCAAGGTAAAACCAACTTCTTTGAGAAACGCGTGGCAGAGTACC